In a genomic window of Prosthecochloris marina:
- the metH gene encoding methionine synthase, with product MKQTPASILKSKILVLDGAMGTMIQRYKLEEKDFRAERFATHSHPLKGNNDILVLTQPDIIHAIHCEFLEAGSDIIETNTFNANPVSQADYGTENLTRELNLAAAHLARKAADAYTEKDPTKPRFVAGSVGPTNKTLSLSPDVNNPGYRAVSFEDVVDNYRQQIEGLIEGGVDLLLVETVFDTLNCKAAIYAIEQLSREKGTQLPVMISGTIVDASGRTLSGQTTEAFWVSVAHTPGLLSVGLNCAMGAKQMRPFLETLSNIADSFVSVYPNAGLPNEFGEYDDSPEYMAAQIADFAESGFVNIVGGCCGTTPDHIKAIAETVSTIEPRKKPAPSNELRLSGLEPLFVNRTTGFINVGERTNVTGSRKFARLVREEQYDDALSIARQQVENGAQVIDINVDEGMLDSEKVMHDFINLIASEPEIAKAPLMIDSSKWSVIESGLRCTQGKCIVNSISLKEGEELFRERAQKVLHYGASAVVMAFDEKGQADSLERRIEICERAYTILTEEIGFPPQDIIFDPNVLTVATGIEEHNNYAVDFIESVRWIKQNLPHAKVSGGISNVSFSFRGNNPVREAMHAVFLFHAIQAGLDMGIVNAGQLTVYDEIDKALLERVEDVLLNRRDDATERLVEFAETVKSGDVKSETKQAEWRNGTVEERLQHALIKGIVEYIDDDTEEARQKYQSPLDIIEGPLMNGMNAIGDLFAEGKMFLPQVVKSARVMKKSVAYLIPFIEEEKAKAKDAKPAAKILLATVKGDVHDIGKNIVAVVLACNNFDVVDIGVMMPCEKILDAAEKEHADVIGLSGLITPSLDEMVHVAKEMERKGMKIPLLIGGATTSRVHTAVKIAPNYSGQVVQVLDASRSVPAVANLVTPSLHDGFIAKLRKEQEELREGHAARNASKNLLSLEKSRENRAKLSWNSDTVTTPRHPGITTFDDVSLDELRNYIDWTPFFAVWELHGKYPAIFDHEGYGTEARKLFNDANSLLDTICEEHALTAKGVVGIFPANSKGDDIEVYADESRTSLLTTLHTLRQQTEKKNETPNLALADFIAPASSGIKDYIGCFTVTAGHGLKHLMERFEKEHDDYHRIMAQALADRLAEAFAEMLHEKVGQNVWGYASNEHPDVSLGIRPAPGYPACPDHSEKLLIFNLLNAEANTGVTLTESCAMNPAASVCGTYFAHPEARYFALGSITKDQVEDYAARKGMSGKEVEKWLTSHLHYTSQSNEIESLTA from the coding sequence ATGAAGCAAACACCTGCAAGCATACTGAAGAGTAAAATACTTGTGCTGGACGGGGCTATGGGCACCATGATCCAGCGATACAAACTCGAGGAAAAAGATTTTCGAGCTGAACGGTTTGCCACCCATTCCCATCCTCTCAAAGGGAATAACGATATTCTTGTTCTCACACAGCCCGATATCATCCATGCCATTCATTGTGAGTTTCTCGAAGCAGGATCTGACATAATCGAAACCAACACATTCAATGCAAATCCGGTTTCTCAAGCCGATTACGGTACTGAAAATCTTACAAGAGAACTGAACCTGGCAGCCGCACATCTGGCACGCAAGGCCGCAGATGCCTATACGGAAAAAGACCCCACGAAACCCCGTTTCGTGGCAGGGTCCGTTGGGCCGACAAACAAAACGCTCTCTCTTTCTCCGGACGTCAACAACCCCGGTTACCGGGCTGTATCATTCGAGGACGTCGTCGATAACTACCGCCAACAGATTGAAGGCCTCATCGAAGGAGGTGTAGACCTTCTGCTTGTCGAAACGGTCTTCGATACCCTCAACTGCAAAGCTGCCATTTACGCTATCGAACAACTCTCACGGGAAAAAGGGACCCAGCTCCCTGTCATGATTTCAGGAACCATTGTCGATGCAAGCGGACGAACTCTTTCCGGCCAGACGACTGAAGCGTTCTGGGTTTCCGTAGCACATACCCCCGGACTATTGAGTGTCGGGCTGAACTGTGCTATGGGAGCGAAACAGATGAGACCTTTTCTTGAAACGTTATCGAACATAGCGGACAGCTTTGTCAGCGTCTACCCCAATGCCGGCCTGCCGAATGAATTCGGCGAATACGATGACAGCCCTGAATACATGGCTGCTCAAATCGCAGATTTTGCTGAATCGGGATTCGTCAACATCGTTGGCGGCTGCTGCGGAACAACCCCTGACCATATCAAAGCCATTGCCGAAACGGTTTCAACGATCGAGCCAAGGAAAAAACCTGCTCCCTCCAACGAGTTACGCCTGTCAGGCCTTGAACCGCTTTTTGTCAACCGGACAACGGGATTCATCAACGTCGGAGAGCGCACCAATGTTACAGGATCGAGAAAATTCGCACGCCTTGTCCGCGAAGAGCAATACGACGATGCGCTTTCCATTGCCCGCCAACAGGTTGAAAACGGAGCCCAGGTCATCGACATCAACGTCGACGAAGGAATGCTCGATTCAGAAAAGGTAATGCATGACTTCATCAATTTGATTGCATCCGAACCTGAGATAGCCAAAGCTCCTTTGATGATCGACTCATCGAAATGGTCGGTGATCGAAAGCGGTCTTCGCTGTACCCAGGGCAAATGTATAGTCAACTCCATCAGTCTGAAAGAGGGTGAAGAACTTTTCAGGGAGCGTGCACAAAAAGTCTTGCACTACGGTGCCTCGGCTGTTGTCATGGCATTCGACGAAAAAGGCCAGGCCGATTCTCTCGAACGCCGCATCGAGATCTGTGAGCGGGCATACACGATCCTCACCGAAGAAATCGGATTTCCTCCCCAGGATATCATTTTCGATCCGAATGTACTCACCGTCGCCACCGGCATCGAAGAACACAACAACTATGCCGTCGACTTTATCGAATCCGTCCGCTGGATAAAGCAGAACCTGCCACATGCGAAAGTATCGGGAGGTATCAGTAACGTCTCGTTCTCTTTCCGTGGAAACAACCCCGTACGCGAAGCGATGCATGCAGTGTTCCTGTTTCACGCCATTCAGGCGGGACTCGACATGGGCATAGTCAATGCCGGCCAGCTCACTGTCTACGATGAAATCGACAAGGCGTTGCTTGAACGGGTCGAAGATGTACTCCTCAACCGTCGGGATGACGCGACCGAGCGGCTTGTCGAATTCGCTGAAACCGTCAAGAGCGGCGACGTAAAAAGCGAGACAAAACAAGCCGAATGGCGTAACGGAACGGTCGAAGAACGGCTGCAGCACGCCCTCATAAAAGGCATTGTCGAATATATCGACGACGATACCGAAGAAGCACGACAAAAATACCAGAGTCCGCTCGACATCATCGAAGGGCCATTGATGAATGGGATGAACGCGATCGGCGACCTTTTCGCCGAGGGAAAAATGTTTCTCCCGCAGGTCGTCAAAAGTGCTCGTGTGATGAAAAAATCCGTCGCATACCTCATCCCGTTCATAGAAGAGGAAAAAGCGAAAGCCAAGGACGCCAAACCTGCAGCAAAAATTCTGCTTGCAACCGTAAAAGGGGATGTCCATGATATCGGCAAGAACATCGTTGCGGTAGTTCTTGCTTGCAACAACTTCGATGTTGTCGATATCGGGGTCATGATGCCCTGTGAAAAAATCCTCGATGCCGCTGAAAAAGAGCATGCAGATGTAATCGGTCTCAGCGGACTGATAACCCCCTCTCTTGACGAAATGGTCCACGTTGCAAAAGAGATGGAACGCAAGGGAATGAAAATTCCACTGTTGATAGGAGGAGCAACGACGTCGAGGGTCCACACTGCTGTAAAAATCGCACCGAACTATTCAGGCCAGGTTGTTCAGGTGCTCGACGCCTCCCGGAGCGTTCCGGCTGTGGCCAATCTGGTAACGCCCTCTCTTCATGACGGCTTTATAGCGAAACTGCGTAAAGAGCAGGAAGAGCTGCGCGAAGGCCACGCTGCAAGAAACGCCTCGAAAAATTTGTTGAGCCTCGAAAAGTCAAGGGAAAACAGGGCGAAACTGTCCTGGAACAGCGACACGGTCACAACACCGCGCCATCCGGGAATAACGACATTTGATGATGTTTCCCTTGATGAACTTCGCAACTATATAGACTGGACGCCTTTTTTCGCAGTCTGGGAGCTGCACGGCAAATACCCGGCAATATTCGACCATGAAGGGTACGGAACGGAAGCCCGTAAGCTCTTCAACGACGCCAACAGTTTGCTCGACACAATCTGCGAGGAACACGCGTTAACCGCGAAAGGCGTTGTGGGCATCTTCCCGGCAAACAGCAAAGGAGATGACATCGAGGTATACGCCGATGAAAGCAGAACATCGCTTCTGACAACCCTCCATACCCTGAGACAACAAACCGAGAAAAAAAACGAAACACCCAACCTCGCCCTTGCCGATTTCATAGCACCCGCCTCAAGCGGCATAAAAGACTATATCGGCTGTTTCACCGTTACTGCCGGTCACGGCCTGAAGCATTTGATGGAGCGCTTCGAAAAAGAACATGACGATTATCATCGCATCATGGCTCAGGCACTGGCTGACAGGCTCGCAGAAGCATTCGCGGAAATGCTGCACGAAAAAGTCGGACAAAATGTGTGGGGGTATGCTTCGAACGAACATCCCGACGTTTCCCTGGGTATCCGGCCTGCACCGGGATATCCGGCCTGCCCTGACCACTCTGAAAAATTGTTGATATTCAATCTGCTCAACGCAGAAGCCAACACAGGAGTCACCCTTACCGAAAGCTGTGCGATGAACCCGGCGGCATCGGTATGCGGTACTTATTTCGCGCACCCGGAAGCAAGATATTTCGCGCTGGGATCAATCACAAAAGACCAAGTCGAAGATTACGCGGCGCGAAAAGGGATGAGCGGAAAGGAAGTTGAAAAATGGCTTACGTCACACCTTCATTACACATCACAGAGTAATGAGATAGAATCCCTTACCGCATAA
- the metE gene encoding 5-methyltetrahydropteroyltriglutamate--homocysteine S-methyltransferase: MKKHIAGFPRIGVGRELKKALEAYWKGVISQEVLEATCRRLKLHHWGIQESAGLSYVATGDFSLYDHVLDVTAMLGAVPERFGEFDAAGVGIDTYFRMARGDAAANIAAMEMTKWFNTNYHYIVPEISPSFSPSLSSRRIVEDTREAIKAGFRPKPVLVGPVTWLSLAKASEGYDRWEKLEEVVAVYCGILSELAEFCSLIQLDEPVLCADMVPQAIEAFVPVYKRLNAASGNASLLLATYFDTLDDNLDLALSSGCGGLHVDLVRGRGCLEQVLGSLPSGMIFSAGIVDGRNIWKTDFEQALDVLVRIRGDVGEERFMIASSCSLLHSPVDLEEETSLNPELKNWMAFAVQKCDEISVLGDILDCWDCSEALIENTEAIQSRRNSAWVENKEIREHCASISDQMLHRSSTYQERREKQAWLNLPLFPTTTIGSFPQTAEVRRQRRLFSKGTLGAGEYEQFLKDEIHEIIGRQEDLGLDVLVHGEVERNDMVEYFGQQMEGFCFTENGWVQSYGSRCVKPPIIYGDVSRSGPMTVEWSTFAQSLTTKPVKGMLTGPVTILSWSFVRDDLERSEVCRQIALALRDEVQDLEHAGIRVIQIDEAALSEGMPLKKKDRASYLRWAVDAFRLTSSGVSDSTQIHTHMCYSEFNHIIGAIAAMDADVISIESSRSRMELLDAFRDFRYPNEIGPGIYDIHSPRVPSKEEMMKLLEKALVFIPKERLWVNPDCGLKTRAWPETLASLRNMVAAAHALRDIHSYVC; encoded by the coding sequence ATCAAAAAACACATTGCAGGTTTTCCGAGAATCGGCGTCGGACGGGAGCTGAAAAAAGCTCTCGAGGCTTACTGGAAGGGGGTGATTTCCCAAGAGGTGCTGGAGGCGACGTGTCGAAGGCTTAAGCTTCACCATTGGGGGATTCAGGAAAGTGCCGGTTTGTCCTATGTCGCTACAGGTGATTTTTCTCTCTATGACCATGTTCTTGACGTCACGGCGATGCTTGGTGCTGTGCCCGAGAGGTTTGGTGAGTTCGATGCCGCCGGTGTCGGTATCGATACCTATTTCAGGATGGCTCGAGGGGATGCCGCCGCGAATATTGCGGCGATGGAGATGACAAAATGGTTCAATACAAACTACCATTACATCGTTCCTGAAATCTCCCCGTCGTTTTCACCTTCTCTTTCTTCCCGCAGAATTGTCGAGGATACCCGTGAAGCGATAAAGGCAGGCTTTCGTCCCAAACCGGTTCTGGTGGGACCGGTTACCTGGTTGTCTCTTGCAAAGGCGTCCGAAGGGTATGACCGTTGGGAAAAACTCGAAGAAGTCGTTGCTGTTTACTGCGGTATTCTTTCAGAGCTTGCTGAATTCTGTTCCTTGATACAACTCGATGAGCCGGTACTTTGTGCGGATATGGTTCCACAGGCCATCGAAGCTTTCGTTCCGGTTTACAAGAGGTTGAATGCTGCATCGGGTAATGCTTCGTTGTTGCTTGCAACCTATTTCGATACTCTTGACGATAATCTCGATCTTGCCCTTTCTTCAGGTTGCGGCGGGCTTCATGTCGATCTTGTCCGTGGCCGCGGATGTCTTGAACAGGTTTTGGGTAGTTTGCCGTCAGGGATGATTTTTTCCGCAGGTATCGTCGATGGTCGTAACATATGGAAAACGGACTTCGAGCAGGCTCTGGATGTTCTTGTCAGGATCAGAGGGGATGTGGGGGAAGAGCGCTTCATGATTGCTTCGAGTTGCTCGCTTCTGCACTCTCCGGTTGATTTGGAAGAAGAGACTTCTCTGAATCCCGAGTTGAAAAACTGGATGGCGTTTGCCGTTCAGAAGTGCGATGAAATCAGTGTTTTGGGGGATATTCTGGATTGTTGGGACTGCAGTGAAGCGCTCATTGAGAATACCGAAGCCATTCAGTCACGGCGGAACAGCGCATGGGTTGAAAACAAGGAGATTCGAGAGCATTGCGCATCCATCAGTGATCAGATGCTGCACAGAAGCAGCACGTATCAGGAGCGCCGTGAAAAACAGGCATGGCTGAATCTTCCTTTGTTTCCGACTACGACGATCGGTTCTTTTCCCCAGACAGCGGAAGTTCGCAGACAGCGCAGGCTTTTCAGCAAAGGTACGCTGGGGGCCGGGGAGTATGAGCAGTTTCTCAAGGATGAGATCCATGAGATTATCGGAAGACAAGAGGATTTGGGGTTGGATGTTCTTGTTCACGGGGAGGTTGAGCGCAATGATATGGTGGAATATTTCGGTCAGCAGATGGAGGGGTTTTGCTTCACCGAAAACGGCTGGGTGCAGAGCTACGGAAGCAGGTGCGTCAAACCGCCGATTATTTACGGTGATGTTTCACGTTCCGGCCCGATGACGGTTGAGTGGAGCACTTTTGCCCAGTCTCTGACTACGAAACCGGTCAAAGGTATGCTGACAGGGCCGGTAACCATTCTAAGCTGGAGTTTCGTTCGCGATGATCTTGAGCGTTCGGAGGTTTGCCGCCAGATCGCACTTGCTCTGAGGGACGAGGTTCAGGATCTGGAACATGCGGGAATAAGGGTTATCCAGATCGATGAAGCCGCGCTGAGTGAGGGTATGCCACTCAAGAAAAAGGACAGGGCATCGTATCTTCGATGGGCTGTCGATGCTTTCCGGTTGACCTCTTCGGGTGTTTCCGATTCGACCCAGATCCACACGCATATGTGTTACAGCGAGTTCAATCATATCATCGGAGCCATAGCTGCAATGGATGCCGATGTCATCAGCATCGAGTCGAGCAGGAGCCGTATGGAACTGCTCGACGCTTTCAGGGATTTCAGATATCCGAATGAAATAGGCCCGGGGATTTACGACATCCACAGCCCGAGGGTTCCTTCGAAAGAAGAGATGATGAAGCTTCTGGAAAAGGCTCTGGTTTTCATTCCCAAAGAAAGGCTTTGGGTCAATCCTGATTGCGGACTGAAAACCAGAGCATGGCCTGAAACGTTGGCGTCGCTCAGAAACATGGTTGCAGCGGCTCATGCTTTAAGGGATATACACAGCTATGTTTGTTGA
- a CDS encoding L,D-transpeptidase family protein, with protein MVVILVLLLVFSLGSSAEASPQKNNVSGTKRVQSTSGGSSDVRENIRCHIEQLEEDVALQIGREKVAFNALLADFYRSNDFSPVWVKRSQITELLEAIKSVEADGLSPQDYHLDGIQEFYDDAPSSPFLKARYELLLTDAMFKMSYHLLHGKVDPEKIDSNWNLSKGENGNGLVGSLGNALAGDSLSAVISTFRPSHPKYTSLKEGLARYRYIAAGGGWMSIPDGPTIKEPGQYDDRMPALRRRLEITGEIEEFALVDTSYASSALLYSNELMDAVKRFQARLGLDVDGAVGPKTLRALNVPVSRRIDQIRLNLDRYRWFIQKLEPTFLLVNIAGFTVQYVENWNYRWGSRVIVGEPYWKTPVFKADMQYIIFNPSWNVPPGILRKEALPAIKNNTGYLARNGLQVIDRSGRVVNPASINWASYSASSLPYRLRQPPGTRNALGRVKFMFPNKHLVYLHDTPSKHLFDKSTRAFSHGCIRLQNPLELAEILLGWGEDDVQDVIAAGKTRTVHLPQRIPIFLVYLTALVENDEVLFRDDVYDRDEAVLSALKEPYPYKTVESCTF; from the coding sequence ATGGTCGTTATACTGGTATTGCTTCTGGTATTCAGTCTCGGCAGTTCAGCAGAGGCTTCTCCGCAAAAAAACAATGTTTCCGGGACTAAACGTGTTCAGTCAACTTCAGGCGGTAGCAGCGACGTAAGGGAGAATATTCGTTGTCACATCGAGCAACTCGAGGAAGACGTCGCTCTGCAAATCGGGAGGGAGAAGGTTGCATTCAACGCATTACTGGCGGATTTTTACAGATCGAACGATTTCAGTCCTGTCTGGGTAAAGCGTTCCCAGATTACCGAACTGCTCGAAGCGATCAAGTCGGTTGAGGCAGACGGGCTTTCTCCTCAGGACTACCATCTTGACGGTATACAGGAGTTTTATGATGATGCCCCGTCTTCACCCTTTTTAAAGGCCCGGTATGAGTTGTTGCTTACCGATGCGATGTTCAAAATGTCTTATCATTTGCTTCACGGCAAGGTAGATCCCGAGAAGATCGATTCTAACTGGAATCTCTCCAAAGGTGAAAATGGAAACGGCCTGGTCGGCAGTCTCGGGAACGCTCTTGCCGGTGACTCCCTTAGTGCAGTTATCTCGACGTTTCGTCCAAGTCATCCCAAGTATACAAGTCTCAAAGAAGGGCTTGCCAGGTACCGTTACATTGCTGCCGGCGGCGGTTGGATGAGCATTCCGGATGGCCCTACCATCAAGGAGCCCGGCCAGTATGATGATAGAATGCCTGCATTGAGAAGACGGCTTGAAATAACCGGTGAAATCGAGGAATTTGCACTGGTCGATACATCATACGCATCATCTGCCCTATTGTACAGCAATGAACTGATGGATGCCGTCAAACGTTTTCAGGCGCGTCTTGGACTCGATGTTGACGGGGCGGTCGGCCCCAAGACGTTGCGGGCTCTCAATGTGCCTGTTTCTCGAAGGATTGATCAGATCCGACTCAATCTTGACCGATATCGCTGGTTTATTCAGAAGCTCGAACCTACGTTTCTCCTGGTCAACATTGCAGGGTTTACGGTTCAGTATGTTGAAAACTGGAATTACCGGTGGGGATCCAGGGTCATTGTCGGGGAACCTTACTGGAAAACCCCTGTTTTCAAGGCAGATATGCAGTACATCATTTTTAATCCGTCATGGAATGTTCCCCCGGGCATTCTGAGAAAAGAAGCTCTGCCGGCAATCAAGAACAATACAGGATATCTGGCAAGAAACGGTCTGCAGGTTATCGACCGTAGCGGTCGTGTGGTGAATCCGGCTTCGATCAACTGGGCGTCATACAGCGCCAGTTCGTTGCCTTATCGACTGCGTCAACCGCCTGGTACAAGAAACGCACTCGGTCGTGTCAAGTTCATGTTCCCGAACAAGCATCTGGTCTATCTCCATGATACGCCGAGCAAGCATCTTTTCGATAAAAGCACCCGAGCGTTCAGCCACGGGTGTATTCGCCTTCAGAACCCTCTCGAACTTGCAGAGATTCTACTTGGATGGGGTGAGGACGATGTCCAGGACGTTATCGCTGCCGGTAAAACCAGGACAGTTCACCTTCCTCAGAGAATTCCGATTTTCCTGGTGTACCTTACCGCTTTGGTGGAGAATGACGAAGTGTTGTTCAGGGATGATGTTTACGACCGTGATGAAGCGGTTCTCAGTGCTCTCAAAGAGCCTTATCCCTACAAGACAGTTGAAAGCTGTACATTTTAA
- a CDS encoding murein L,D-transpeptidase catalytic domain family protein — MAIRLICLVMFFVFSPLNAHCVPSQKELSSTIQTLYRIPELRNNIDYKVLKKAMVGYYTLKSKGQLKNDKVLTIIDYNQPSVKKRLFVIDMDRNRLLTSSLVAHGKNSGQNLAVKFSNVPGSFKSSLGFFVTDRTYQGKHGYSLRLRGLEQGINDNALVRNIVIHGADYVSTDFIRQHGRLGRSLGCPALPFSQYRQVIDLIKGGSCLFIYKGNQNYVGRSDLLNPDIALHDPA, encoded by the coding sequence ATGGCGATAAGACTCATCTGCCTTGTAATGTTTTTTGTTTTTTCACCTCTCAATGCACACTGTGTTCCTTCGCAAAAGGAGCTTTCCTCCACTATCCAGACTCTCTATCGCATCCCTGAACTAAGAAACAACATTGACTATAAAGTCCTCAAGAAGGCTATGGTCGGGTATTACACCTTGAAAAGTAAAGGTCAGTTGAAAAACGACAAAGTGCTCACTATCATCGATTATAATCAGCCTTCCGTTAAAAAGCGCTTGTTTGTTATCGACATGGACCGAAACCGTCTTTTGACATCTTCGCTGGTTGCGCACGGTAAAAACAGCGGTCAGAATCTGGCAGTCAAGTTTTCCAATGTGCCGGGATCGTTTAAAAGCAGTCTCGGCTTTTTTGTGACCGACAGAACCTATCAGGGGAAGCATGGTTATTCATTGAGGCTCAGAGGGCTTGAGCAGGGTATCAATGATAATGCGCTGGTGCGCAATATCGTTATTCATGGTGCGGACTATGTTTCCACTGATTTTATCAGGCAGCACGGTCGCCTTGGAAGAAGTCTGGGATGTCCTGCACTGCCTTTTTCGCAGTACAGGCAGGTGATCGATCTTATAAAAGGCGGGTCCTGTCTTTTTATCTATAAAGGGAATCAAAACTATGTCGGCCGCTCCGACCTGCTCAATCCTGACATTGCCCTTCACGATCCTGCATAA
- a CDS encoding SIMPL domain-containing protein, giving the protein MNKMSFFSSIILFFTFSAFALPLYAADSAVTVSAQGTVSVKPDMAELRIQLIDRARTAEQSAALSAKKHKTVQQALRAVGVSINDTGTKSFSIRQEWEWNNSTRKRNFKGYVATHVLHVIVKNLDDVGRVIDASVRAGANEIPIIRFTSSEYEKKRREALVKAVENAKKDAQIMAMASGLSLGKLLDMQHEYNPVYPVHGMAQGRAEKALSSTVPTEIFPSEQDVNVSVHCRWSLVGK; this is encoded by the coding sequence ATGAATAAGATGTCTTTTTTTTCTTCAATAATCCTTTTTTTTACGTTTTCGGCTTTTGCTTTACCTCTTTATGCTGCAGATTCTGCTGTAACAGTTTCAGCTCAGGGGACAGTCTCGGTCAAGCCAGACATGGCAGAGCTTCGGATCCAGTTGATCGATAGGGCCCGGACGGCCGAACAGTCGGCAGCACTTTCAGCAAAAAAGCACAAGACCGTTCAACAGGCATTGAGAGCTGTAGGCGTCAGTATAAACGATACTGGAACAAAATCTTTTTCAATTCGCCAAGAATGGGAATGGAATAATTCAACCCGAAAGAGAAATTTTAAAGGCTATGTTGCTACGCATGTGCTTCATGTTATTGTTAAGAATCTTGATGATGTTGGCCGTGTGATTGATGCATCTGTTCGGGCAGGGGCCAACGAGATACCGATTATAAGGTTTACCAGTTCGGAATATGAGAAAAAGCGACGCGAAGCTCTGGTTAAGGCAGTAGAAAACGCAAAAAAAGATGCGCAGATTATGGCGATGGCATCTGGTCTGTCTCTGGGAAAGCTCCTTGATATGCAGCATGAATATAATCCTGTCTACCCTGTGCATGGAATGGCCCAAGGTAGGGCAGAAAAAGCCTTGTCTTCAACGGTTCCAACTGAAATTTTTCCGAGTGAACAGGATGTCAATGTCTCGGTGCACTGCCGGTGGTCACTTGTCGGAAAGTAA
- a CDS encoding DUF4412 domain-containing protein, which produces MRKLILLFVITLFQLSLLSACQQKAEEKAQEGVSSDKPAAPLAEGLFRKQFEGILHMQLSAPEGSQNGKLYISKHGTRFEMDLADPATGTVMLHLVTLTPADEPNLLYTLNEKEKTYSVLDMNEFEDEFDTMVEETEKENYKVEQLGTEILHGYTCKHVRITDDHGETEMWLTKDLISAADFARLQPGGKKGSAAFDIRLKKAGLEGFPLKVLDKESNTTMEFVKIERKNLDKSYFEVPGSYTKKESALQMMVPQISDEDMKQLEQMQDMMNEENMKEMEEMMKSMQQKFEGMQMPGQ; this is translated from the coding sequence ATGCGTAAACTAATCCTGCTTTTTGTGATTACTCTCTTTCAGCTTTCCCTTCTTTCTGCCTGCCAGCAGAAAGCAGAAGAAAAAGCACAGGAAGGTGTTTCATCCGACAAACCTGCCGCACCCCTGGCGGAAGGCTTGTTCAGAAAACAGTTCGAGGGTATTCTGCATATGCAGCTCTCAGCTCCTGAAGGATCTCAGAACGGCAAACTGTATATCTCGAAACACGGCACACGGTTCGAAATGGATCTGGCCGATCCGGCAACGGGCACCGTCATGCTTCATCTTGTAACCTTGACCCCTGCCGATGAGCCAAACCTGTTGTATACGCTCAACGAAAAGGAAAAAACCTACAGCGTCCTGGACATGAACGAGTTCGAAGATGAATTCGATACGATGGTTGAAGAAACAGAAAAAGAAAACTACAAGGTTGAACAGCTTGGCACGGAAATCCTGCATGGCTATACATGCAAGCATGTTCGCATCACCGACGATCACGGTGAAACCGAAATGTGGCTGACGAAAGACCTTATCAGTGCTGCCGATTTCGCCCGGCTTCAGCCGGGAGGGAAAAAAGGTTCGGCAGCGTTTGACATCCGCCTGAAAAAAGCAGGCCTCGAAGGGTTTCCGCTCAAAGTTCTGGACAAAGAATCCAACACAACCATGGAATTTGTCAAGATTGAGCGGAAAAATCTCGACAAATCATATTTCGAGGTTCCCGGCAGTTACACAAAAAAAGAATCTGCCCTGCAGATGATGGTCCCGCAGATTTCCGATGAGGATATGAAACAGCTTGAACAAATGCAGGACATGATGAACGAGGAGAATATGAAAGAGATGGAAGAGATGATGAAAAGCATGCAGCAAAAGTTCGAGGGCATGCAGATGCCCGGCCAGTAA
- a CDS encoding rhodanese-like domain-containing protein: MLGNIINMQGALDATESMIEKSYPVPLISADELSKRLKKKENILLFDTRTYGEYAKSHIDGAVLLPPETPTNDFIREHGGLIREKTVIFYCSVGQRSSNYLNRVYKACKAEGAKECYNLRGGIFRWYNQGHPVVNENGETDDIHGYNPLWGMMIEKRNTSRK, from the coding sequence ATGCTCGGAAATATTATCAATATGCAGGGTGCTCTTGATGCGACAGAAAGCATGATCGAGAAAAGTTATCCCGTTCCTCTGATCTCAGCCGATGAACTCTCGAAAAGGCTGAAAAAGAAGGAAAACATCCTGCTTTTCGACACTCGTACATACGGGGAATACGCAAAAAGCCATATCGACGGAGCGGTGCTGTTACCGCCAGAAACCCCGACCAATGATTTCATCAGGGAACACGGTGGGCTGATCAGGGAAAAAACGGTAATCTTTTACTGCTCTGTCGGTCAGAGAAGTTCCAACTATCTCAACAGGGTTTACAAGGCATGCAAGGCTGAAGGCGCAAAGGAATGCTATAACCTTCGAGGCGGTATATTCCGCTGGTATAACCAGGGGCACCCTGTCGTCAACGAAAATGGCGAAACCGACGATATCCATGGCTATAATCCTCTTTGGGGTATGATGATCGAAAAAAGGAATACAAGCCGAAAGTAG